One part of the Osmerus mordax isolate fOsmMor3 chromosome 18, fOsmMor3.pri, whole genome shotgun sequence genome encodes these proteins:
- the LOC136961837 gene encoding zinc finger protein 106-like: MELVHLSNPEGLGVDEDLPLPGHHGPSPPPAQVSPDRQRALRAQRVEQPRVALGSPVSLQADPSLYHGHNGEVVHRAEKRKRCNTDSRLPGVSADRSGKRQKGKLKSADSGQVGQLLAVSLKEEELSQSMLALDTSLNQARSSLQAAFTKVQQLLLAKQQVITEINCLRARRVEESSLGSTVF, encoded by the exons ATGGAGCTGGTACATCTCTCCAATCCAGAGGGCTTGGGTGTTGACGAGGACCTTCCCCTGCCTGGGCACCAtggcccatctcctcccccagcccaggTTTcacctgacagacagagagcgctCAGGGCCCAGAGGGTGGAACAGCCCAGAGTAGCGTTAgggtcccctgtctctctgcaggcgGACCCTAGCTTGTATCATGGCCACAATGGAGAAGTGGTCCACAGAgctgagaagaggaagaggtgtaACACT GATAGCAGATTACCTGGTGTATCTGCTGACCGCAGCGGGAAAAGGCAGAAAGGGAAACTAAAGAGTG CAGACTCGGGCCAGGTGGGTCAGCTGTTGGCCGTGtctctgaaggaggaggagctgagccaGTCCATGCTGGCCTTGGACACTTCACTCAACCAGGCCCGCAGCTCACTGCAGGCTGCCTTCACCAAAGTTCAGCAGCTCCTGTTGGCCAAACAGCAA GTGATTACGGAGATCAACTGTCTGCGAGCCAGGCGTGTTGAGGAATCTTCTCTGGGAAGCACCGTCTTTTGA